Proteins encoded in a region of the Falco rusticolus isolate bFalRus1 chromosome 10, bFalRus1.pri, whole genome shotgun sequence genome:
- the GHRH gene encoding somatoliberin: MLDKAALLLFLHLVSCSISPPLYPALRYSPGLVAGKAVNFQLQHSSPLQSHNPLAEEQEEEGLLTEPTEKRMQRHADAIFTDNYRKFLGQISARKFLQTIIGKRLGSGENSPAEGVHEFLTRRQSDSILMDSRYHQQTVLRDFLGAILQNQRPQDITSSRLKGLPGTLAKLM; the protein is encoded by the exons ATGCTGGATaaggctgccctgctcctgttCTTGCATTTAGTTTCATGCTccatctcccctcccctctACCCAGCTCTCAG GTACAGTCCAGGGCTGGTTGCTGGCAAGGCTGTGAACTTCCAGCTACAGCACAGCAGCCCGCTGCAGAGCCATAACCCCTTGGCAGAGGAACAAGAGGAGGAGGGTTTGTTAACAGAACCCACTGAGAAAAG GATGCAGCGCCACGCTGATGCCATATTCACTGACAACTACCGGAAATTCCTGGGGCAGATTTCCGCCCGCAAATTCTTACAGACCATCATTGGCAAGCGGCTTGG GAGCGGTGAGAACAGCCCAGCAGAAGGGGTGCATGAATTTCTGACAAGGCGCCAGTCTGACAGCATCCTGATGGACAGCCGCTACCACCAACAGACGGTACTAAGGGACTTCCTGGGAGCCATTCTGCAGAATCAAAG GCCTCAGGACATCACCAGCAGTCGGTTAAAAGGCCTTCCTGGCACCCTGGCTAAGCTCATGTAA